The following nucleotide sequence is from Lacinutrix sp. Hel_I_90.
ATCAGGAATATAATGCTGAGGATTGCTTTAAAAGTTTTATTCTCTTTAAAAATAATAATGAGCATTTATTCACAGATAAAATAAAACAACTAATTTTAAGAACGGCTAATAAAGTGGCATCGAGTTTTGCTGGAAAAAACAAATCTGAACTGATACTACTTGCAAAGTTAGGGTTAGCCTTTGAAAATTAAAAATAAATGAAAAATAGCTTTAATACGATTATAAATTCTGAGGCACCCGTTTTAGTCGATTTTTTTGCAGAGTGGTGTGGCCCGTGTAAAATGCTGGCTACGGTTTTAAAACAGGTGAAAGATGCCTTAGGAGAGCAGGTGAAAATTATTAAAATTGATGTTGATAAAAATCAACCGTTGGCAGCAAAATATCAGGTTAGAGGTGTGCCAACACTACTGCTTTTTAAAAATGGCAAGCAATTGTGGCGACAGTCTGGCGTGCTTCAGAAAGATGAGATTATTACCATTATAAAATCGCATCAATAGTGGAAATCAATACATATATAGACCACACTTTACTTAAACCAACGGCGACTCCAAACGATATTATTACACTGTGTAGTGAAGCAAAGCAGTATGGGTTCTTTGCCGTTTGTGTGAATGGTTGTTATGTTACTCTTGCAAAAGAGCAGTTGCTCAATTCAGAAATTAAAATAGCCTCTGTTATTAGTTTTCCTTTAGGCGCAATGGCTACTAGAACTAAAATTTTTGAAGCAAACCAATCTGTTTTAGATGGTGCCGATGAGATTGATATGGTAATTAATTTGGGCTTACTTAAAGCAAAAGCCTATCAAACCGTAGAACGTGAGATTTCAGAAATAAAAAAAGAAATAGGGCACAGGGTGTTAAAAGTCATTTTTGAGACCTGCTATTTAACAGACGAGGAAATAAAAACAGCCTGCAAATTATCTATAAACGCTGGGGCCGACTACATAAAAACCTCCACTGGATTTGGACCTGGTGGCGCTACCTTTGAAGCTGTTAAATTAATGAAAGCAGAAGTTAAAGAGCAACTAAAAATAAAAGCCTCTGGTGGTATAAAAGACACAGTAACGGCCAAAAAATATATAGATTTAGGGGTCTCCCGAATTGGCACATCCTCTGGAATACAAATCGTTTTAAACCCACAATAATTTTGAGTATACATATTGAAGCAAAAAAAGGAGATATTGCAGAAACTGTATTATTACCTGGTGATCCTATGCGAGCCAAATGGATTGCAGAAACCTTTTTAAAAGACGCTATTTGTTATAACGAAGTTCGTGGCATGTTAGGGTATACCGGAAGCTATAAAGGGAAACGCGTATCTGTACAGGGCACCGGAATGGGGATACCCTCTGCCTTAATTTACAGCCATGAATTAATAAATGATTATGGGGTGAAAAATTTAATACGCGTGGGCTCTGCAGGATCTTATCACAAAGACGTGAAAATTCGTGACATTGTTATTGCTATGGCGGCGTCTTCAACGTCTGGTATTAATAATTCACGCTTTATAAATGCCGATTATTCGCCAACGGCAAATTTTGAGCTTTTTATGAAGGCGGCCCTTTACGCTAAAGAAAAAAGCATTCCTATTAAAGCAGGGAATGTACTCTCTGCAGATGAGTTTTATGAAGACGACTTTGATTCTTATAAAAAATGGGCAGACTTTGGGGTACTGTGTGTAGAAATGGAAGCTGCAGGCTTGTATACTATTGCTGCTAAATTTAATGTAAAAGCATTGGCTATTTTAACGATTTCAGATTCTCTGGTTACCAAGCAAAAAACCTCTTCAGACGAACGTGAGAGTACCTTTGATAA
It contains:
- the trxA gene encoding thioredoxin, with product MKNSFNTIINSEAPVLVDFFAEWCGPCKMLATVLKQVKDALGEQVKIIKIDVDKNQPLAAKYQVRGVPTLLLFKNGKQLWRQSGVLQKDEIITIIKSHQ
- the deoC gene encoding deoxyribose-phosphate aldolase, which gives rise to MEINTYIDHTLLKPTATPNDIITLCSEAKQYGFFAVCVNGCYVTLAKEQLLNSEIKIASVISFPLGAMATRTKIFEANQSVLDGADEIDMVINLGLLKAKAYQTVEREISEIKKEIGHRVLKVIFETCYLTDEEIKTACKLSINAGADYIKTSTGFGPGGATFEAVKLMKAEVKEQLKIKASGGIKDTVTAKKYIDLGVSRIGTSSGIQIVLNPQ
- the deoD gene encoding purine-nucleoside phosphorylase, yielding MSIHIEAKKGDIAETVLLPGDPMRAKWIAETFLKDAICYNEVRGMLGYTGSYKGKRVSVQGTGMGIPSALIYSHELINDYGVKNLIRVGSAGSYHKDVKIRDIVIAMAASSTSGINNSRFINADYSPTANFELFMKAALYAKEKSIPIKAGNVLSADEFYEDDFDSYKKWADFGVLCVEMEAAGLYTIAAKFNVKALAILTISDSLVTKQKTSSDERESTFDKMVEIALATL